A genomic stretch from Arvicanthis niloticus isolate mArvNil1 chromosome 12, mArvNil1.pat.X, whole genome shotgun sequence includes:
- the Ltn1 gene encoding E3 ubiquitin-protein ligase listerin, translated as MPSDSEWEKMRQALPVEWLHRPLLEGRLSLNYECFKTNFKDQNAKTVPNHLCTSSLLSKMILTARTKKIALENNVLEKIIAELLYSLQWCEELDNPPSFLSGFCGMLQKMNITYSNLAVLGDTSSLLQLLFDRSRNNGTLWSLIIAKLILSRSISSDEVKPYYKRKESFFPLTEGNLHTIQSLCPFLSKEEKKEFSAQCIPAFLGWTKEDLCSINGAFGHLAIFNSCLQTRSIDDKQLLHGILKIITSWRKQHEDIFLFSCNLSEASPEVLGLNIEIMRFLSLFLKYCSYPLAESEWDFIMCSMLAWLETTSENQALYSVPLVQLFACVSFDLACDLSAFFDSITPDTVENLPVNLISEWKEFFSKGIHSLLLPLLVNTIGKNKGLSETSFQNAMLKPMCETLTYISKDQLLSHKLPARLVGSQKTNLPEHLQTLLNTLSPLLLFRARPVQIAAYRMLYKLMPELPQHDQDNLRSYGDEEEEPALSPPAALVSLLSTQEELLESVLGCVPVGQIVTIRPLSEDFCYVLGYLLTWKLILTFFKAASSQLRALYSMYLRKTKSLNKLLYHLFRLMPENPTYGETAIEVSNKDPKTFFTEEVQLSIRETATLPYHIPHLACSVYHMTLKDLPAMVRLWWNSSEKRVFNIVDRFTSKYVSNVLSFQEISSVQTSTQLFNGMTVKARATTREVMATYSIEDIVIELIIQLPSNYPLGSITVESGKRIGVAVQQWRNWMLQLSTYLTHQNGSIMEGLALWKNNVDKRFEGVEDCMICFSVIHGFNYSLPKKACRTCKKKFHSACLYKWFTSSNKSTCPLCRETFF; from the exons TGGCTACACAGACCTCTTTTAGAGGGAAGGCTGAGTTTAAATTATGAGTGCTTTAAGACCAATTTTAAGGACCAAAATGCAAAGACTGTTCCCAATCACTTGTGTACTTCATCATTATTGAGCAAAATGATCTTGACTGCACGGACAAAGAAAATAGCCCTAGAAAACAATGTCCTTGAGAAAATAA TTGCAGAGTTGCTGTATTCACTGCAGTGGTGTGAAGAACTCGACAATCCGCCATCTTTTCTAAGTGGATTTTGTGGAATGCTTCAGAAAATGAATATAACTTATAGCAACTTAGCTGTACTTGGTGATACTTCTAGCCTCTTGCAGCTGTTATTTGATAG ATCTAGAAATAACGGCACACTTTGGTCTCTTATTATTGCTAAGTTGATCCTTTCCCGAAGTATTTCATCTGATGAAGTAAAGCcgtattataaaagaaaagaaag TTTCTTCCCTCTAACAGAAGGTAATTTGCATACCATTCAAAGTCTCTGTCCGTTTTTgtctaaagaagaaaagaaagaatttagtGCTCAATGTATACCTGCTTTTTTGGGTTGGACTAAAGAAGACCTTTGCAGTATTAATG GAGCTTTTGGACATCTTGCCATTTTCAATTCTTGCCTGCAAACCAGAAGTATAGATGACAAACAGCTATTGCAtggtatattaaaaattataacaaGCTGGAGGAAACAGCATgaggatatttttcttttcagttg TAATCTATCGGAAGCAAGTCCAGAGGTCCTTGGTTTAAACATAGAGATCATGCGGTTCCTTTCCTTGTTTCTGAAGTACTGCTCGTACCCGCTAGCAGAGAGTGAATGGGATTTCATCATGTGTTCCATGTTGGCTTGGTTGGAG ACAACCAGTGAGAACCAGGCTTTGTATTCTGTTCCACTTGTACAGCTGTTTGCCTGTGTCAGCTTTGATCTGGCTTGTGATCTCAGTGCCTTTTTTGACTCAATAACTCCAGATACTGTTGAAAATCTTCCTGTAAATCTAATCAGTGAgtggaaagaatttttttctaaaggcATCCACAGTTTGCTATTACCTCTTTTGGTAAATACTATAG GAAAAAATAAAGGCCTATCTGAAACGTCCTTTCAGAACGCAATGCTGAAACCCATGTGTGAAACACTGACATACATCTCCAAGGACCAGCTGCTGAGTCACAAGCTCCCTGCCAGATTGGTTGGCAGCCAGAAAACAAACTTGCCAGAGCACCTGCAGACTCTGCTAAACACTTTGAGCCCACTGCTCCTCTTCAGAGCCAGACCTGTGCAGATCGCTGCGTATCGCATGCTCTACAA ACTGATGCCTGAATTGCCACAGCATGATCAGGATAATCTGAGGTCATAtggagatgaagaggaagaaccAGCCTT GTCGCCTCCGGCCGCgctggtgtctcttctcagcacgCAGGAGGAACTGCTGGAGAGTGTCTTGGGCTGTGTTCCTGTGGGACAGATAGTCACCATCAGGCCACTGAGTGAGGACTTCTGCTACGTTCTGGGATACCTTCTTACTTGGAAGTTAATACTTACTTTCTTCAAAGCTGCTTCATCTCAG CTTCGTGCTCTGTATTCAATGTACCTTCGGAAAACAAAGAGTCTGAATAAATTGCTCTATCATCTCTTCAGACTTATGCCAGAAAACCCTACTTATGGAGAGACAGCTATTGAGGTATCAAATAAAGACCCCAAAACCTTCTTCACCGAAGAGGTTCAGCTGAGTATTAGAG AAACAGCAACTCTTCCGTatcatatcccacacctggcaTGCTCGGTCTATCATATGACTTTAAAAGACTTGCCTGCCATGGTTAGGCTATGGTGGAATAGCAGTGAGAAGCGTGTCTTCAATATTGTAGATAGATTTACAAGCAAGTATGTCAgcaatgttctttcttttcaagAAATATCTTCTGTGCAAACAAGTACACAGCTATTCAATGGCATGACG GTTAAGGCACGAGCTACTACTCGAGAAGTGATGGCGACTTACAGCATTGAAGACATTGTCATTGAACTCATAATACAGTTGCCTTCCAATTACCCCCTGGGCTCAATAacagtggagagtgggaagaggaTCGGGGTGGCTGTGCAGCAGTGGCGGAACTGGATGCTGCAGCTGAGCACCTACCTCACCCACCAG AACGGAAGTATCATGGAAGGCTTAGCATTGTGGAAGAATAATGTAGACAAACGGTTTGAGGGTGTTGAAGACTGTATGATCTGCTTCTCAGTGATTCATGGTTTCAACTATTCTCTTCCCAAAAAAGCCTGTCGGACATGCAAGAAAAAGTTCCACTCAGCTTGCTTG tacaAATGGTTTACATCTAGCAACAAGTCTACTTGTCCGCTTTGTCGTGAGAcctttttctga